One stretch of Cyanobium sp. Tous-M-B4 DNA includes these proteins:
- a CDS encoding type II toxin-antitoxin system Phd/YefM family antitoxin codes for MRQVNMHEAKTHLSRLVDEAAAGEPFVICKAGRPMVRVTPLSEAGAAAAPLRRLGLLVGQCQVPDDFDQLGAAEIADLFEGA; via the coding sequence ATGCGGCAGGTAAACATGCACGAGGCCAAGACCCACCTATCGCGGCTGGTTGATGAGGCAGCAGCGGGGGAGCCGTTTGTGATTTGCAAGGCCGGCCGGCCCATGGTGCGCGTCACCCCCCTCAGCGAGGCAGGCGCTGCTGCGGCACCACTGCGGCGCCTGGGCCTGCTGGTCGGCCAGTGCCAGGTGCCCGACGACTTTGATCAGCTGGGCGCCGCCGAGATCGCCGATCTGTTTGAAGGCGCCTGA